In Methanomassiliicoccus luminyensis B10, the sequence GAAAGGCCTGTTCAGCGGCACCATCACTAACTGGAACCAGGTCGGCGGCAACGACCAGCCGGTCGCACTGTACGGCAGGGAGGAATCCTCCGGTACCTACGCCACCTTTGAGGAGCTGGTCCTGGGTACCGGCGTCACCTACGACGACAAGATGCTGAAGATGCCCACCAACGCTGCCATACTGCCTGAAGTGGAGCACAACGCTGGCGGGATCGGCTATGTAGGTATCGGCTACGCCATGGAGGCGGCTGGCATTGACAGCACCGCCGACGTGATCTCCTTCGATCTGGCCATCGCCCGGGAGCTATAAGACGGCAACTCCAAAGCCAGCCGCAAGGCCGGCAAAACCCCTTCCAAACCTTTCACGAAACCGCTTCAAGTCTGGGGGGTCTCGGGGCGTGCCCGGGACAGTAGTGTGATCCAATATGGCAAGAAAGATTCCTAATCGCAGCAGAGGGATCCAGAGGCTCTTTGAGAGCGGGATCAAGGGCGTACTGTTCGTTTGTGCCCTGGTCTCCGTGATCACCTTGGTCCTGGTGTTCCTGTTCCTACTGAGGGATTCCCTGCCCTTCTGGGGCGAGGTTCCCATCCTCGAGTTCCTCACTGGAACAAGGTGGGCCCCTCACAGCGCCAACCCCTCTTGGGGTGTCCTGCCCCTTTTGGTGGGTACGCTGCTGGTGAGCTTCGTGGGGGCGCTCATCGCCGTGCCAATCGGCATCGGCTGTACCATCTATCTATCGGAGATCGCCAGCCCGTCGATCAAGAAGGTCCTCAAACCGGCCATCGAGCTTTTGGCTGGCGTGCCCTCTGTCGTTTATGGTTTGTTCGCTGCGCTGGTTCTGTCCAACCTGATCATGGACCTGTTCCATCCGCTCACCAGGCTGAACGCGCTGAATGGGGCGATCATCCTGGCGGTCATGATGGTGCCCATACAGATCTCCATATCGGAGGAGGCCATGAATGCGGTCCCCCGGAACATAAGAGAGGCATCATACGCGCTGGGGGCGACAAAATGGGAAACGATCCGCAGGGTCATATTCCCCTCCGCCCTCCCCGGCATCATCGCCGCCATCGCCTTGGCCATCGGCCGGGCCGTGGGAGAGACCATGGCGGTGCTCATGGCCACCGGGAACTCCACCCAGTTCACGTTCGATATCCTGAGCTCGGTGCGGACCATGACGGCCGCACTGGCCATCGAGATACCCGAATCGGCCGTGGGTTCGCTGCAGTACAGCGGCCTCTTCGCCGTCGGCCTGCTGCTGTTCCTGATAACCTTCGTCATCAACCTGATCGCTGACTTCGTTCTGACCAGATATCGGGAGGCCTATCGATGAACCGCAAGGACAAGGAGGCCCTCTACTTCACCCTGGCCCGGGCGTGCGCCGGGATCGTCGTAGGTACCCTGGTGGTAATCCTCGGCTACGTCTTCCTCAACGGCGTGGGGAGGCTGAGCATAGAGTTCTTCACCCAGAACCCCGCCCCCAGTGCGAGGGGATCGCTGGTCATGGGGGGCATATTGAGCCCCCTGCTGGGCACGATATCGCTAATGCTGCTGGTGCTGATAATCGCCATCCCCATCGGCATCCTGGGTACAGTCTTCCTGGTGGAGTACTGGGGTGACAACCGGTGGTCCCGGGCCATATGGCTGGTGGTGAATAATCTCGCCGGAGTACCCTCTATCGTGTGGGGGTTGCTGGGCGTCGGGCTGTTCGTGTATTATCTGGGCTTCGGCTTGAGCCTGGCCGCCGCGGCCGCTACCCTGAGCCTGATGGTCCTGCCCATAATCATGGTGTCGACGAGGGGCGCCTTGGAGTCGATACCACCATCCATCTATGAGGCGTCCATCGGCCTCGGGGCCACAAAATGGCAGACCATACGGCACCATATCCTGCCGTACTCCGCCTCGGGTGTGCTGACGGGAACGATACTGTCCATGTCCAGGGCGGGAGGGGAAACGGCCCCTATATTGTTGACCGGCGTAGCCGTCAACGCGCTGATACCCACGTCGCTGTTCGACCAGTTCCAGGCCTTGCCTTATTACATATACTATCTGACGACCGTAACGGACCGCGCCAACGCTTATCCGATGGCCTACGCCGCCTCATTGGTGCTGATAGGCCTGGTCGTCCTGATGAACCTGGTGGCCATCTTCATGCGCAACCGGTACCGGGAAAAATACAGGTGGTGAAATTCGCATGTCAACGAAGATCGAAATCAACAAGCTCAATGTCTGGTTCGATACCAAGCACGTCCTGAAGGACGTGAGCATGGCAATAAACGAGAACGAGATCACGGCCATCATAGGACCGTCGGGATGTGGGAAGTCCACCTTCATACGCTGCCTGAACCGTATGAACGACCTCATTCCCACTGCCAAGGTGGCGGGGGAGGTCCTCTTAGATGGAGAGAATGTCTACGGCAAGGGAATGGACCCGGTGGACCTGAGGAAGAAGGTGGGCATGGTGTTCCAGAAGCCGAACCCGTTCCCGAAGAGCATCTACGAGAACATCGCCTACGCTCCCCGCATCCATGAGGTGGAGGAGCTGGCCAAGGACTCCCGGACCGGCAAGGAGGTCATCAAGGTCCGCAAGCACAAGAAGGAGGAACTCGACGCCATAGTGGAGGGAAGTCTTCGGCGCGCGGCGCTGTGGGACGAGGTCAAGGACCGGCTGCAGAAGTCGGCCTATGACCTCTCCGGGGGGCAGCAGCAGAGGCTGTGCATCGCCCGGGCCCTTGCCATCCAACCAGAGATCATATTGTTCGACGAGCCGTGCTCGGCCCTGGACCCCATCGCCACCGCCAAGATCGAGGACCTCCTGGTGGACCTGAAGAAGGACTACACCGTGGTCATCGTGACGCACAACATGCAGCAGGCGGCCAGGGTAGCGGACCGCACCGCCTACTTCTACTTGGGCGACCTGATAGAGTACGGCAACACCAGGCAGATATTCGAAAAGCCGGAGAAGGAGCTTACTGAGCAGTACATCACCGGGAGGATGGGCTGATGCCGCCGAGGACAGTGTTCACCGAGGAAATGAAGCAATTGAACAGCGAGATCGTCCACATGGGAGAGATGGCCAAGGAAGCGGTCCGGGACGGCGTGCAGGCGTTCCTGGCCGAGGACGTCGGGCTCAGGGACGAGGTGGCCCGCCTGGACAAGGAGATCTACCGCCAGGACCAGCTCATCGAGAAGCACTGCCTGGACATCATCGCCCTGCACCAGCCGGTGGCGGTGGACCTGAGGACCGTGTCGACGGTCCTGAAGGTCATCACCGACCTGAACCGCATCGGCCGCTACGGCCGGGACATCGCCGAACTCGCCACCAGAGATGGCGGGAACGGCAGGAGGTTCCGGAAGCTGGTGGCGGTGCCGCTCATGGCCGAGGTGTCTATGTCCATGGTGACCGACGCCATCGACAGCTTCGTAGAGCGCGATGACAAGAAGGCCCTGGCCCTCTTCAGGAGGGACGATGAGGTCGACGGGCTGTGGGACTCCATATTCCGCGAGTCCCTCACCCACATGATGGAGGATCCCCGCAGCATCGGCATCGGGACCTCCTACATCCTGGTGGCCCGGTACCTGGAGAGGATCGCCGACCATGCCTGCAACATCGGCGACCGGGTGATCTTCCTGTCCACGGGGGTCCGCATGGACCCCTACGAGCGGAAGCAGAGGAAGGGTACCGAGCCGCTCGAGGCCAGGGAGCAGCCGGGGAGGGCGACGCCCACCGACGGCTACTACTCCATGAACCTCGACGAGAAGTGATGATGACCGCAACGGCCCGGAGGGTCCACCCCCAGCGGAACTCCGGGCCTGATCTTTTTTTCAGACGCTGCCGGCCCACCGTCCGTCTACGACGATATCGCCCCGCGTGTTGTTGAGCTGCACATCCATCCTGTGGACGCCTCCATCGCGATAATTATCGGAGCGGAGCGATGCGGGGAGCGAGCCGGTGAACCCTTCGCCGGTGACCGTGGCGCCCTTGCTGCTCTTGACCTCCGCCGAGTTCACCCCCGACAGGTCCAGCGATAAGCTCATATCCCCGAGGGTGCCGGCGGCCTTGACGGTCATGCTGCCGTTCAGCGGCCGGTGCTGGTAGAACACCGCATCGATATCCCCCGAGGACTCGGAGAGGGCGATCGTGGGATGTCCCTTCACCTCCACGTCGTACCACCGGAACAGGGTGCCTCCGGTGGCGGTGTGTATCCGCACGTCACCCGACAGCATCGTCCCGTTGTTGAACGTGACGGCCGCGCCGTTGCTGGTGGCGTTGAGGCGCAGGCCCTCCAGCACCACCCCGGGAGCGGTGGACAGCGTGATGCCGCCCGTGGTCATTCCCAGGTCCAGGGTCGCATTGAGGGAAGGGTCCACCACCACGCTGTAGCGGGCGCTGTCCAGGGAGTAGTACGGCCAGGGAGCGTAGGCGTCGAAGGTGATGTTCGCCACCATCCTGTCGCCGCCCGACGCGACGTCATCGCGGTATTCCACCGTCAGCTCCAGCGGCCCGCCGCTGCCGGGCCGGATGGTCGTTCCCTCGATCTGGGCGGTGACCTCTACGGCCTTTCCGTCCAGCTCGGCGAACGACACCTCCAGCTGGCCGACGGTGGCCCTGACGTTAAGTTCGATGCTTCTGACGCCGGGCGAGAGGGAAATGTCTCTCCGCTCGTCGATGTCGATGGCTTGCCCGCCTACGACGAACGGAGAAGCGAGGGCGAGGATGACCAGCAGTACTATCGCCATCATCACTGCCGCCTTGCGCGGCGGGGGCTTTCGCCCGTGCCCGCAATCTCTGCCCGATATTGGACGCCAACGTCATATGGAAATGACGCAGGA encodes:
- the pstB gene encoding phosphate ABC transporter ATP-binding protein PstB, producing MSTKIEINKLNVWFDTKHVLKDVSMAINENEITAIIGPSGCGKSTFIRCLNRMNDLIPTAKVAGEVLLDGENVYGKGMDPVDLRKKVGMVFQKPNPFPKSIYENIAYAPRIHEVEELAKDSRTGKEVIKVRKHKKEELDAIVEGSLRRAALWDEVKDRLQKSAYDLSGGQQQRLCIARALAIQPEIILFDEPCSALDPIATAKIEDLLVDLKKDYTVVIVTHNMQQAARVADRTAYFYLGDLIEYGNTRQIFEKPEKELTEQYITGRMG
- the pstC gene encoding phosphate ABC transporter permease subunit PstC; this encodes MARKIPNRSRGIQRLFESGIKGVLFVCALVSVITLVLVFLFLLRDSLPFWGEVPILEFLTGTRWAPHSANPSWGVLPLLVGTLLVSFVGALIAVPIGIGCTIYLSEIASPSIKKVLKPAIELLAGVPSVVYGLFAALVLSNLIMDLFHPLTRLNALNGAIILAVMMVPIQISISEEAMNAVPRNIREASYALGATKWETIRRVIFPSALPGIIAAIALAIGRAVGETMAVLMATGNSTQFTFDILSSVRTMTAALAIEIPESAVGSLQYSGLFAVGLLLFLITFVINLIADFVLTRYREAYR
- the pstA gene encoding phosphate ABC transporter permease PstA, encoding MNRKDKEALYFTLARACAGIVVGTLVVILGYVFLNGVGRLSIEFFTQNPAPSARGSLVMGGILSPLLGTISLMLLVLIIAIPIGILGTVFLVEYWGDNRWSRAIWLVVNNLAGVPSIVWGLLGVGLFVYYLGFGLSLAAAAATLSLMVLPIIMVSTRGALESIPPSIYEASIGLGATKWQTIRHHILPYSASGVLTGTILSMSRAGGETAPILLTGVAVNALIPTSLFDQFQALPYYIYYLTTVTDRANAYPMAYAASLVLIGLVVLMNLVAIFMRNRYREKYRW
- the phoU gene encoding phosphate signaling complex protein PhoU, with product MPPRTVFTEEMKQLNSEIVHMGEMAKEAVRDGVQAFLAEDVGLRDEVARLDKEIYRQDQLIEKHCLDIIALHQPVAVDLRTVSTVLKVITDLNRIGRYGRDIAELATRDGGNGRRFRKLVAVPLMAEVSMSMVTDAIDSFVERDDKKALALFRRDDEVDGLWDSIFRESLTHMMEDPRSIGIGTSYILVARYLERIADHACNIGDRVIFLSTGVRMDPYERKQRKGTEPLEAREQPGRATPTDGYYSMNLDEK